Proteins co-encoded in one Saprospira grandis genomic window:
- a CDS encoding CapA family protein, with the protein MKYFLPLSLCLLLFWACEPAQIVENQRTTKDSSQAPPLPLDTFVNFRFLAVGDFMQHGDQIRAAYDPASGQFDYEPAFRYLRPLIDSADLAILNLELTLNDKNNFSGYPMFRSPDTLAHFIKAAGFDLLSTANNHTNDNFDYGLQHTLDVLDSLNLAHTGSFRDSTERKAIYPLVYELQKDSVALRLAVLSFTYGTNGIPTRKPGIVNLMDSLEIRADIAKAKAQKPDLIVALAHWGLEYQLQPNREQQKWEAWLRKEGVDLIIGGHPHVLQPLARDSSSGQFTAYSLGNFISNQFRPNTDIGLILELDFQKNRFTGELQPKGANYIPIWRHIHHYKQKPVADWVYTLLPISALLADSSNFAQLPQAEWARMKATYLRNQKNLAQGAGQERFLPATYWQGFPPIDSVLTPLPPRKHNFRPRIR; encoded by the coding sequence ATGAAGTATTTTCTCCCCCTCTCTCTTTGTTTGCTCCTCTTTTGGGCCTGCGAACCCGCCCAAATTGTAGAAAACCAAAGGACCACTAAGGACAGTAGCCAAGCGCCTCCGCTCCCCCTAGATACCTTTGTCAACTTTAGATTCCTTGCCGTAGGCGATTTCATGCAGCATGGGGACCAAATCCGCGCCGCTTATGATCCCGCCTCTGGGCAGTTTGATTATGAACCCGCTTTTCGCTATCTCCGCCCCCTCATCGATTCGGCGGATTTGGCCATTCTGAATTTGGAGCTGACCCTAAACGATAAGAATAATTTTAGCGGCTACCCCATGTTCCGCTCGCCCGATACCCTGGCCCATTTTATTAAGGCAGCAGGCTTCGATCTGCTGTCTACAGCCAATAATCACACAAATGATAACTTTGATTATGGCCTACAACATACCCTAGATGTTCTGGATAGCCTAAATTTGGCCCATACGGGCAGCTTTAGAGATAGCACAGAACGAAAAGCGATTTATCCGCTAGTTTATGAACTGCAAAAGGATAGTGTAGCGCTGCGCCTGGCGGTGCTCTCTTTTACCTATGGAACCAATGGCATCCCAACCCGCAAACCAGGTATCGTCAATTTGATGGATAGCCTAGAAATTAGAGCAGATATTGCCAAAGCTAAGGCCCAAAAGCCCGATTTAATTGTTGCTCTAGCTCATTGGGGCCTAGAATATCAACTACAGCCCAACCGAGAACAGCAAAAATGGGAAGCTTGGCTAAGAAAAGAAGGGGTAGACCTTATTATTGGGGGACATCCCCATGTTTTGCAGCCCTTGGCCCGTGATAGCAGCAGCGGACAGTTTACCGCCTACTCTCTCGGTAATTTTATCTCTAATCAGTTTCGCCCCAATACCGACATTGGGCTAATCCTAGAGCTGGATTTTCAGAAAAACCGCTTTACGGGAGAGCTACAGCCCAAAGGAGCCAATTATATCCCTATTTGGCGACATATTCACCACTATAAACAAAAGCCCGTAGCCGATTGGGTCTATACTTTATTGCCTATCTCGGCCCTTTTGGCAGATAGCAGCAATTTTGCCCAGTTGCCTCAGGCGGAATGGGCCAGAATGAAAGCCACTTATCTCCGTAATCAAAAGAATTTGGCCCAAGGGGCAGGCCAAGAGCGCTTTTTGCCCGCTACTTACTGGCAGGGCTTTCCCCCCATTGATTCGGTCCTTACGCCCCTGCCCCCCAGAAAGCATAATTTTCGGCCAAGGATCCGCTAA
- a CDS encoding MBOAT family O-acyltransferase has product MVFASLIFLTVFLPLHLVLYYAVDNKTYRNILLTLFSLAFYAWGEPVWIILLIISAMVDYGNGRWIEHFRGTAHAKWGLISSLLVNLGLLATFKYNVFLYENFNALFGTAFEPTKYALPIGISFYSFQTISYTVDVYRGQVKAQKSFLRFLMFVSLFHQLVAGPIVRYSDIEDNINNRKETAYDISQGILRFCIGLFKKVFIANVAGGLAVLYLGEPGNPLDLSTITVAEAWFGIFMFALQIYYDFSGYSDMAIGLGRMFGFHYYENFNYPYIAKSTADFWRRWHMSLGSFFKDYIYIPLGGNRKGKLRGYLNLFVVWFLTGLWHGASWNFVFWGLYFGVLILLERLILNKIFKRLPAIFSHAYLLIAVMFSWVLFYFEDSSQLFQFFEIMVGASENAFWNFKLGLVLKEHAYWLALAVLLCLPIYPPFGKWFENKLRFQSGLLYWWSLGIIQLILLLASMALLVGDSFNPFIYYRF; this is encoded by the coding sequence ATGGTATTTGCTAGCCTCATCTTCTTAACGGTCTTTCTGCCCCTGCATTTAGTGCTCTACTATGCGGTAGACAACAAGACCTATCGTAATATTCTGCTGACTTTATTCTCTTTGGCTTTTTATGCTTGGGGGGAGCCGGTCTGGATCATCTTGCTGATTATTTCGGCCATGGTGGACTATGGCAATGGGCGTTGGATTGAGCATTTTAGGGGGACGGCCCATGCCAAATGGGGCTTGATTTCTTCTTTGTTGGTCAATTTGGGTTTGCTAGCCACCTTTAAGTACAATGTTTTCCTTTATGAAAACTTCAATGCCTTGTTTGGGACCGCCTTTGAGCCGACCAAATATGCCTTGCCTATTGGAATTTCCTTTTATAGCTTTCAGACCATTTCTTATACTGTAGATGTGTATAGAGGGCAGGTCAAGGCGCAAAAAAGTTTTCTGCGTTTTCTGATGTTTGTCAGTTTATTTCATCAGTTGGTGGCTGGTCCGATTGTTCGTTATTCGGATATTGAGGACAACATTAACAATCGGAAAGAAACGGCCTATGATATTAGTCAGGGCATCTTGCGATTTTGCATTGGGTTGTTTAAGAAAGTCTTCATTGCCAATGTGGCGGGTGGTTTGGCTGTTTTGTATTTGGGCGAGCCGGGCAATCCATTAGATTTGAGTACCATTACCGTTGCCGAGGCCTGGTTTGGGATTTTTATGTTTGCTTTGCAGATCTACTATGACTTTTCGGGCTATTCCGATATGGCGATTGGTTTGGGAAGGATGTTTGGCTTTCACTATTACGAGAACTTCAATTATCCATATATAGCAAAGAGCACCGCAGACTTCTGGCGGCGTTGGCATATGTCATTGGGGAGCTTTTTCAAGGACTACATATATATACCTTTGGGGGGAAACCGCAAGGGGAAACTAAGGGGCTACCTTAACCTTTTCGTCGTTTGGTTTTTGACGGGCCTTTGGCATGGCGCAAGTTGGAACTTTGTCTTTTGGGGCTTATATTTTGGTGTGTTGATCTTATTGGAGCGTTTGATTTTGAATAAAATCTTTAAGCGTTTGCCGGCTATTTTCAGTCATGCTTATTTATTGATTGCGGTCATGTTTAGCTGGGTGCTCTTTTACTTTGAGGACAGCAGTCAGTTATTCCAATTCTTTGAAATTATGGTAGGCGCCAGTGAAAATGCGTTTTGGAACTTTAAGCTGGGCCTTGTCTTGAAAGAGCATGCCTATTGGTTGGCTTTGGCGGTACTGCTTTGCTTGCCCATTTATCCGCCATTTGGAAAATGGTTTGAGAACAAGCTGCGTTTTCAGTCGGGTTTGCTTTATTGGTGGTCCTTGGGAATTATCCAGTTAATTTTGCTTCTTGCATCTATGGCCCTTTTGGTTGGCGATTCCTTCAATCCCTTCATTTATTATCGTTTCTAG
- a CDS encoding adenylate kinase, with product MKTLLLLEPPYAVYSLEVEELALQEDYYYLSLSDLFMQEAGSKSALGQSLGELDAKDRYKQLMQSKLRKLPRNIKAGWLLDPDCISSLEEAQALKELLEELNHPLDAIIIGQATAENLLAEVPDYEDKETAAEEIKDYFVKLLPGILQIFPEVPQLELSEQDDWKALHKQIRKLLRGTTQEN from the coding sequence ATGAAAACACTATTGCTCTTAGAGCCCCCTTATGCCGTCTACAGCCTAGAAGTAGAAGAATTGGCCTTGCAAGAAGACTATTACTACCTCTCGCTTAGCGATTTGTTTATGCAAGAAGCGGGAAGTAAGTCGGCTTTGGGCCAAAGCTTGGGCGAGCTAGATGCCAAGGACCGTTATAAGCAGCTGATGCAAAGCAAATTGCGCAAACTCCCCCGCAATATTAAGGCGGGCTGGTTGCTAGACCCCGATTGCATTTCTTCTTTGGAGGAGGCGCAGGCCCTTAAAGAGTTGTTGGAAGAACTCAACCACCCTTTAGATGCCATCATCATTGGGCAGGCCACTGCCGAAAACCTCTTGGCGGAGGTCCCCGATTATGAGGACAAAGAAACTGCTGCCGAAGAAATCAAAGACTATTTTGTAAAGCTTTTACCTGGCATCCTTCAAATTTTTCCCGAGGTTCCTCAGCTAGAACTAAGTGAGCAAGACGACTGGAAGGCCCTACACAAGCAAATTCGCAAACTGCTTCGCGGAACGACCCAAGAAAACTAA